A window of Microcaecilia unicolor unplaced genomic scaffold, aMicUni1.1, whole genome shotgun sequence contains these coding sequences:
- the LOC115459597 gene encoding lectin-like: MNFPTLLYLLVLFIVGGNCTSENCLCAQGFCASGWVQYKDACYANFTTRLSWANAETKCQSLNSHLASIHSVEENDFIYVLMGKIHNHGTGQAYWIGGHDTFKESGLIILGPEGKYMWTDGSAWDFAKFGSGQPDNLGNENYIGSWYPENDHITWNDYPTSYSFPFVCKYQLRNRICCDSGYIKPVKT, encoded by the exons ATGAACTTCCCTACGTTGCTGTATCTTCTGGTTCTCTTCATTGTTGGAG gtAACTGTACCAGCGAAAACTGTCTGTGTGCTCAGGGATTCTGTGCCAGTGGTTGGGTGCAGTATAAAGATGCCTGCTATGCAAATTTTACAACTCGCTTGTCTTGGGCTAATGCAGAG ACCAAATGCCAATCACTAAATTCTCATCTGGCCTCCATTCATTCTGTAGAGGAAAATGactttatttatgttttaatggGGAAAATACACAATCATGGAACTGGACAAGCCTACTGGATTGGAGGACATGATACTTTCAAAG AGAGTGGACTGATTATACTGGGTCCT GAGGGGAAGTATATGTGGACTGATGGTTCTGCATGGGATTTTGCAAAATTTGGCTCTGGACAACCAGACAATTTGGGAAATGAAAACTATATTGGCTCTTGGTATCCTGAAAATG ATCATATTACCTGGAATGATTACCCTACAAGTTATTCCTTTCCATTTGTCTGTAAATACCAACTAAGGAACAG AATATGCTGTGACTCCGGCTATATAAAGCCAGTGAAGACTTAA